From Penicillium psychrofluorescens genome assembly, chromosome: 1, one genomic window encodes:
- a CDS encoding uncharacterized protein (ID:PFLUO_001829-T1.cds;~source:funannotate) gives MVHHTIEVPGEANPLSPQNVLHALVLAASATQQQVQTGTQQLQNWEKQPMYYSFIQDVFLDHSVPNEVRYLAIIQLKNGIDKYWRKTAANAIKKEEKETIKTRALEAGIVEPAPLLALHNSLMIAKIMRYEFPHDWPDAMSSIISSLRSSTQHGATSLQLPRTLLILLQIIKELSTARIQRTRANLQSVSPEIFHVLGSIYVDKVNQWNGILEQGGVDESVLMEAVEQSLVSLKVIRRLVIAGYEHPSRNQEVRDFWVLTHSHFSKFLSFVDEPINFPELVYRGIEKHLLQMSKLHVEMAKTHPASFALLPDSIPLVNSYWTLVVKLGDKYESLGADSESDGKSLVERTGLRALLLIRACAKMAFNPAQTFKYQTPQDKEERKQAVELIKSQLFTHDFVVNVMELLVTKFFRFRNIDFQEWEEEPEEWEKREDEISDAWEFSIRSCSEKLFLDLVIHFRDLLIPRLLSVFYTFASPENRDVLLKDSLYSAIGLASASLEQHLDFNAFLERTMVPEVQIQDQEYKVIRRRVAIVLGQWVPVKPGEVNRNAIYQIFQHLLNKQDPLNDLVVRITAGRQLRNVLDPYEFSPTEFMPFAPTILENLMALVQEVESTDTKMGLLETVRVAVVKLEDHISPFSDQIISLLPPLWESSGEEHLMKQAILTLLSSLIRAMKQESVRYHSLIIPLIQSSVEPGSETLVYLLDEALDLWSAIVAQTPAPASPEILSLLPALFPILEHATDSAPQALQIIESYILLAPQEVLSDRTRFHLLASLEALLKSTTKQRLGVVPRLVEMMIRGAETVDGGSEATYSVISQSLVNSSFLSSLLEGLHSAYEASQTTGPNRKTSSVVGIVETDYFSVLARLGLANPSIFASAVATATNTSQEQTLSWLLSEWFLHYDNIGSVTQKKLHALALTQLLALQDPPSATGPPPPYILAHLQSYLTVWTDIILELSEGGTDSNADYLVCWNAPPGSAHAPSDNQVSDEPESPETHRRRDWDSADVVHRFAIRDFVRHRLQELILSCGGADRFQEEWLVNVDREVVSAFGALGLL, from the exons ATGGTCCACCATACCATCGAGGTGCCTGGCGAGGCCAATCCGCTCAGCCCGCAAAATGTCCTCCATGCCCTGGTGCTTGCAGCAAGCGCCAcccagcagcaggtgcaGACGGGCACCCAGCAGCTTCAGAACTGGGAAAAACAGCCCATGTACTACTCTTTTATCCAGGATGTCTTTCTCGACCACTCCGTGCCCAACGAGGTCCGATATCTCGCGATCATTCAGCTGAAGAATGGGATTGATAAGTACTGGCGCAAGACGGCGGCAAATGCTATCAaaaaggaggagaaggagacgATCAAGACGCGGGCACTCGAAGCGGGAATCGTTGAGCCGGCCCCGCTGCTCGCCCTTCACAATTCGTTGATGATTGCGAAGATTATGCGTTACGAGTTCCCTCATGACTG GCCCGATGCAATGTCCTCGATCATTTCCTCCCTCCGCTCGTCGACGCAGCACGGCGCGACTTCCCTACAACTGCCTCGGACCCTCCTCATCCTGTTGCAGATCATCAAAGAGCTGTCGACAGCTCGGATTCAGAGAACTAGGGCAAACCTCCAGTCTGTCTCGCCGGAAATATTCCATGTACTGGGAAGCATCTACGTCGACAAAGTCAATCAATGGAACGGAATACTGGAACAAGGTGGCGTGGATGAGAGCGTGTTGATGGAGGCAGTTGAACAGAGCCTGGTGTCTCTCAAGGTGATTCGGCGACTGGTCATTGCTGGCTATGAACACCCGAGTCGAAACCAGGAAGTCAGGGACTTTTGGGTGCTTACCCACTCGCACTTCAGCAAATTCCTCTCCTTCGTCGATGAACCCATCAATTTTCCGGAACTTGTCTACAGAGGAATCGAGAAGCATCTGCTGCAGATGTCAAAGCTGCACGTCGAGATGGCCAAAACCCACCCCGCATCATTTGCTCTATTGCCAGACAGCATTCCGCTTGTGAATTCGTACTGGACGTTGGTTGTCAAGCTGGGTGATAAGTACGAAAGTCTCGGGGCCGACAGCGAGTCTGACGGAAAGTCTTTGGTTGAGAGGACGGGTCTCCGAGCTTTGCTCTTGATTCGAGCGTGTGCCAAAATGGCTTTCAACCCGGCCCAGACGTTCAAGTACCAGACACCacaggacaaggaggagcGAAAGCAGGCCGTGGAGTTGATCAAGTCGCAACTTTTCACGCATGACTTTGTAGTTAATGTCATGGAACTTCTCGTCACCAAGTTCTTCCGATTCCGTAATATCGACTTCCAAGaatgggaggaggagcctGAAGAGTGGGAGAAACGAGAGGACGAAATTTCCGATGCCTGGGAGTTTTCGATCCGCTCCTGCTCGGAGAAActtttccttgatcttgtGATCCATTTCAGAGATCTTCTGATTCCCCGGCTGCTGAGCGTGTTCTATACCTTTGCCA GTCCCGAAAATCGCGATGTGCTGCTGAAAGATTCTTTGTATTCTGCAATCGGCCTGGCCTCAGCCAGTCTGGAACAGCACCTGGACTTCAATGCGTTCTTGGAGCGAACGATGGTTCCCGAAGTCCAAATTCAAGACCAGGAGTATAAAGTTATTCGGCGGAGGGTTGCCATCGTTCTCGGCCAGTGGGTTCCAGTGAAGCCAGGCGAAGTGAACAGGAACGCCATCTACCAGATCTTCCAACACCTCCTCAACAAGCAGGACCCTTTGAACGACCTTGTGGTTCGGATTACTGCCGGAAGACAACTGCGCAATGTTCTCGACCCTTACGAGTTCTCTCCGACAGAATTCATGCCGTTTGCGCCGACCATTCTTGAAAATCTCATGGCCCTTGTTCAAGAGGTTGAGAGCACAGATACAAAGATGGGCTTGTTGGAAACTGTGCGCGTTGCAGTCGTGAAGCTTGAGGATCAT ATCTCTCCCTTTTCCGATCAGATCATCTCGTTGCTGCCACCCCTATGGGAGAGCTCTGGCGAGGAACATTTGATGAAGCAGGCTATTCTCACCTTGCTCTCGTCCTTGATACGGGCGATGAAGCAGGAGTCTGTGAGATATCATTCACTTATTATTCCTCTAATTCAAAGCTCTGTCGAGCCAGGATCG GAGACTCTCGTATACCTCCTGGATGAGGCATTGGACCTTTGGTCCGCCATTGTCGCGCAGACCCCAGCACCGGCCTCTCCAGAgatcctctctctcctcccagCTCTCTTCCCGATCCTCGAACATGCAACCGACAGTGCCCCTCAAGCGCTGCAGATCATTGAATCTTACATCCTCCTGGCACCCCAAGAAGTGCTCAGTGACCGCACCCGATTCCACCTCCTAGCCTCCCTCGAAGCCCTCCTGAAATCAACCACAAAACAACGACTAGGTGTCGTACCGCGCCTagtcgagatgatgatccgTGGCGCAGAGACCGTCGACGGCGGAAGTGAAGCTACCTACAGCGTGATCTCGCAATCACTCGTCAACAGCTcatttctctcttctctgctcGAGGGCCTGCATTCCGCCTACGAAGCCAGCCAAACTACAGGCCCGAACCGCAAAACCTCATCAGTAGTCGGCATCGTTGAAACAGACTACTTCTCTGTCCTGGCGCGTCTGGGTCTTGCCAACCCGTCCATTTTCGCATCTGCCGTCGCCACAGCTACCAACACGTCCCAGGAACAGACGCTCTCCTGGCTCCTGTCCGAGTGGTTCCTGCACTACGACAATATCGGCAGCGTCACCCAGAAGAAACTGCACGCTCTTGCACTCACCCAGCTCCTTGCCCTCCAAGACCCCCCCTCAGCCACGGGTCCTCCCCCGCCCTATATCCTCGCTCATCTGCAGTCCTACCTGACCGTCTGGACTGATATCATCCTCGAGCTGTCAGAGGGCGGCACAGATAGCAACGCCGATTACCTCGTCTGCTGGAATGCCCCTCCAGGGTCCGCCCACGCTCCATCCGACAACCAGGTCTCCGATGAGCCCGAGTCCCCCGAGACCCATCGCCGTCGCGACTGGGACTCCGCGGATGTGGTCCACCGCTTTGCCATCCGCGATTTCGTTCGCCACCGGCTCCAAGAACTGATCCTTTCTTGTGGTGGTGCTGATCGATTTCAGGAGGAGTGGTTGGTTAATGTCGATCGCGAGGTGGTGTCGGCGTTTGGGGCCTTGGGGTTACTTTGA
- a CDS encoding uncharacterized protein (ID:PFLUO_001830-T1.cds;~source:funannotate) — translation MSESEHLRQAYRAEKDLNSYQAKQGLGRKSDSTLESGVDEMVDKKFPQATTVKYGPGSTASGSDHRPVPEDEGGTRDDRGRLPHADQFQGDGGPEDKVKLESERRPGDQDTLNLQDMKREGLAK, via the exons ATGTCTGAATCTGAGCACCTGCGCCAGGCATACCGTGCCGAAAAAGACCTCAACTCCTACCAGGCCAAGCAAGGTCTTGGTCGCAAGAGTGACTCTA CTCTTGAATCTGGTGTAGATGAGATGGTCGACAAGAAATTCCCCCAGGCCACGACAGTGAAGTATGGTCCGGGCTCAACTGCGTCGGGTAGCGACCACCGTCCAGTGCCTGAGGACGAAGGCGGCACCCGGGATGACCGTGGCAG ACTTCCTCACGCCGACCAGTTCCAGGGCGACGGCGGCCCAGAGGACAAGGTGAAACTCGAATCGGAACGGCGCCCGGGCGACCAGGATACTCTAAACCTGCAGGATATGAAGCGTGAAGGTCTGGCGAAATGA
- a CDS encoding uncharacterized protein (ID:PFLUO_001831-T1.cds;~source:funannotate) produces MAATAKLSEAIETRLFINGEFRSSSDNKTFEVIYPFTKEPVANVHEATTEDVNSAVAAAHAAFPAWRDLGVSERGAYLHKLSSLIRESNDELAKLETLCTGRPVSQYFDAGLAADNFRYFAETAWSTQGTASFNTPGFLNMTVRQPYGVAALIIAWNFPLALFAAKVAPALAAGNTVVLKSSEKAPLTSLYVAKLVAKAGFPPGVVNVISGFGLPTGDAMASHKLVRCLSFTGSTLTGQKIQAAAAKSNLKHTHMELGGKSPAIVFEDADLEAAAAATQLSIKFNSGQVCVANSRVYVHESVAKRFTQLFLEKVVAGKMGDPLDPTTTHGPQIDVLQYNRVKEYLSIGQKDGTCTQGGDANDGFFVHPTVFESVPEDSRLMREEIFGPVVAINTFKTEEEAIEMANNTEFGLYASVFTKDMDRAIRLAKLIESGVVAVNCSSPSGTKDGAFGGVKMSGNGREGYLYGLDEYLETKTVLVKTG; encoded by the exons ATGGCTGCTACTGCGAAACTGTCGGAGGCGATTGAGACTCGGCTGTTCATCAACGGCGAG TTCCGATCATCTTCAGACAACAAGACCTTTGAGGTGATCTACCCATTCACCAAAGAACCAGTCGCAAACG TTCACGAAGCCACCACCGAAGACGTCAAttccgccgtcgccgccgcccatgccgcATTTCCTGCGTGGCGTGATCTCGGCGTCAGCGAACGAGGCGCGTACCTGCACAAACTATCGAGTCTCATCCGAGAGTCCAATGACGAGCTAGCAAAGCTCGAAACCCTATGCACCGGCCGGCCCGTCTCGCAGTACTTTGACGCCGGCCTGGCAGCTGACAACTTCAGATACTTCGCCGAGACGGCGTGGTCTACGCAGGGTACGGCCAGTTTCAACACGCCGGGGTTCCTGAATATGACCGTTAGGCAGCCCTACGGCGTGGCGGCTCTGATCATTGCCTGGAATTTCCCGCTGGCTCTTTTTGCCGCGAAAGTTGcgccggcgctggcggcggggaaTACGGTGGTCTTGAAGAGTAGTGAGAAGGCGCCGCTGACG TCCCTCTATGTTGCCAAGTTGGTCGCCAAAGCTGGCTTCCCGCCTGGCGTAGTCAATGTCATCTCCGGCTTCGGCCTCCCAACAGGCGACGCAATGGCATCGCACAAGTTGGTCCGGTGCCTCAGCTTCACCGGCTCGACGCTGACcggccagaagatccaggccGCGGCAGCCAAGTCGAACCTCAAACACACGCATATGGAGCTCGGCGGAAAGTCACCCGCTATCGTATTCGAGGACGCAGACCTCGAGGCCGCGGCGGCCGCAACACAGCTCAGCATCAAGTTCAACAGCGGGCAGGTGTGTGTCGCCAACTCCCGGGTGTACGTGCACGAGTCCGTCGCCAAGCGATTCACGcagctcttcctcgagaAAGTCGTCGCTGGCAAGATGGGCGACCCCTTGGATCCGACGACGACGCACGGTCCCCAGATCGATGTTCTGCAGTACAACCGCGTGAAAGAGTATCTGTCCATCGGCCAGAAAGACGGTACATGCACGCAGGGCGGAGACGCCAACGACGGATTTTTCGTGCACCCGACTGTTTTCGAGAGCGTGCCGGAGGACTCGCGACTCAtgcgcgaggagatctttgggCCCGTGGTTGCCATCAACACCTTcaagacggaggaggaggcgaTTGAGATGGCGAATAATACCGAATTCGGGCTGTATGCTTCCGTCTTCACGAAGGATATGGACCGTGCTATCCGTCTGGCCAAGCTTATCGAGTCTGGTGTTGTTGCAGTGAATTGCAGCTCTCCGTCTGGGACGAAGGACGGTGCTTTTGGGGGTGTTAAGATGAGTGGGAATGGCCGTGAGGGGTATTTGTATGGCTTGGACGAATACCTGGAGACGAAGACGGTTCTGGTGAAGACGGGGTAG
- a CDS encoding uncharacterized protein (ID:PFLUO_001832-T1.cds;~source:funannotate) — protein sequence MKGTLVTVLGAAALARAGSITTSEPAVAAIDAAMATTLPEASSSDVKGVAFNRFYQVWLENVDYDLAAKDSNMQWLASQGILLTNYYGTTHPSEPNYCAAAGGDNFGMDNDNFHQIPANVSTVADLLDTKSISWAEYQEAMPYPGFQGYNYSNQVTYADDYVRKHNPLVLYESITNNDTRARQIKNFTQFDSDLANKKLPQWAFITPNMTNDAHDTNITFGAKWERSWISTLLKNSYFMDNTLVLLTFDEDDTYPKGNRVFSVLLGGVIPDNLKGTKDDTFYTHYSSIASVSANWGLPSLGRWDCGANLFEIVANKTGYANYDVDTTNLRMNETYPGPLSIGEYSKFSPIWPIPNTDAKCSAGHGVLDIVKKTYANTTPTYNYTSPYPWDSKANYNTKVTATRMSKSTNTTSSGATGSTTPANAGVAGVVPSSAIAIGSLVALFAYIF from the exons ATGAAGGGCACCCTCGTGACCGTGCTGGGCGCTGCCGCTTTGGCGCGTGCCggatccatcaccacctcggAGCCCGCTGTCGCTGCGATCGATGCTGCGATGGCGACCACTCTGCCCGAGGCTAGCAGCTCGGATGTCAAGGGTGTGGCCTTTAACCGCTTCTACCAGGTCTGGCTGGAGAATGTT GACTATGAtctggccgccaaggacTCCAACATGCAGTGGCTGGCGTCGCAGGGTATCCTGCT GACCAACTACTACGGCACCACCCATCCCTCCGAGCCCAACTACTGCGCTGCGGCCGGTGGTGACAATTTCGGCATGGACAATGACAACTTCCACCAGATCCCGGCCAATGTCTCCACCGTTGCCGATCTGCTGGACACCAAGAGTATCTCGTGGGCCGAGTACCAGGAGGCCATGCCCTACCCCGGCTTCCAGGGCTACAACTACTCCAACCAGGTGACTTACGCCGATGACTACGTGCGCAAGCACAACCCGCTGGTTCTCTACGAGTCGATCACCAACAACGACACCCGCGCGCGTCAGATCAAGAACTTCACTCAGTTCGACTCGGACCTGGCCAACAAGAAGCTCCCGCAGTGGGCCTTCATTACCCCCAACATGACCAACGACGCCCATGACACCAACATCACTTTTGGCGCGAAGTGGGAGCGCAGCTGGATCTCGACTCTCCTGAAGAACTCGTACTTCATGGACAACACCCTCGTTCTCTTGACCTTTGACGAGGACGACACTTATCCCAAGGGCAACCGCGTCTTCAGCGTTCTGCTTGGTGGTGTCATCCCCGATAACCTGAAGGGTACCAAGGACGACACCTTCTACACCCACTACTCGAGCATCGCCAGTGTCTCCGCCAACTGGGGTCTCCCCTCGCTGGGTCGCTGGGACTGCGGTGCCAACCTCTTCGAGATCGTGGCCAACAAGACCGGCTACGCCAACTACGACGTGGACACCACCAACCTGCGTATGAACGAGACCTACCCGGGCCCTCTGTCCATTGGCGAATACTCCAAGTTCTCGCCCATCTGGCCTATCCCGAACACCGACGCCAAGTGCTCCGCCGGTCATGGTGTCCTTGACATCGTCAAGAAGACCTATGCCAACACCACTCCGACCTACAACTACACCAGCCCCTACCCGTGGGACTCCAAGGCCAACTACAACACTAAGGTTACTGCGACCCGCATGAGCAAGTCGACCAACACCACTTCCTCGGGTGCCACAGGTTCCACCAcccccgccaacgccggcgttgctggtgttgtgcccagctcggccattgccatcggtTCTCTGGTGGCTCTTTTCGCCTACATTTTCTAA
- a CDS encoding uncharacterized protein (ID:PFLUO_001833-T1.cds;~source:funannotate): protein MSSTNFAAAQQRVLERRRQREAEARARLEQQQRASPINPATLQRLPFPLNRLPGSGWRLWNSIRGRDGTRPAFRVGQVDAELLDEELLDLLKGQVGNALKYFGPQMQEEWSHEIQLALRAVLFKLSIWDHNASYGAALQGLHYTDSRSKGPVYAAPTKWQKTVYGLLTVGGRYAWDKWESWLIGREGGYDEPSREVRMMSRLTDLVSTSHSIAAFASFLVFLVNGRYRTLVDRILRIRLTPPSAQASREVSFEYLNRQLVWHAFTEFLLFLLPLVGISRWKRWVSRAWHKTVTALKSSGDDDQPAEKLGELAFLPERTCAICYRDQNPAAQTESDVIAASVSAGGITGSAQTDITNPYETIPCGCIYCFVCIVQKLEGEEGQGWICLRCGDLVKKCQPWNGDVLEEARPHSGTGKIVGFAIDGDAEKEEISADGPLDSSQWSTVDEQPIEGESTAEDGEMTEVEAKPEDDQPESS from the exons ATGAGCTCGACCAActtcgccgccgcccagcaGCGGGTCCTCGAGCGCCGTCGCCAACGCGAAGCAGAAGCGCGCGCCCGGCTagaacagcagcagcgggccTCTCCGATCAACCCGGCCACCCTCCAGCGACTCCCATTCCCACTAAATCGACTACCAGGATCGGGATGGAGGCTATGGAATTCGATCAGGGGGCGAGATGGAACGCGGCCGGCGTTTCGAGTGGGACAGGTAGATGCcgagcttctggatgaggagcTGTTGGATCTATTGAAGGGTCAGGTTGGGAATGCGCTGAAATACTTTGGG CCTCAAATGCAGGAGGAATGGTCGCATGAGATTCAGCTTGCGCTGCGGGCCGTTCTCTTCAAGCTTTCCATCTGGGACCATAATGCGTCCTACGGTGCGGCGCTGCAGGGTCTTCACTACACAGATAGCCGCAGCAAGGGACCGGTGTATGCTGCGCCAACGAAATGGCAGAAGACAGTGTATGGTCTGCTGACCGTGGGTGGACGCTATGCCTGGGATAAGTGGGAGAGCTGGTTGATCGGGCGAGAGGGGGGATACGACGAGCCATCACGAGAAGTCCGGATGATGTCCCGGTTAACGGACCTCGTTTCCACGTCCCACTCGATCGCCGCGTttgcttccttcttggtATTCTTGGTGAATGGCCGATACCGAACCCTAGTCGACCGTATCCTTCGCATCCGCCTGACTCCGCCATCCGCGCAGGCCAGCCGCGAGGTGTCGTTTGAATATCTGAACCGGCAACTGGTCTGGCACGCCTTCACCGAGTTTCTTCTGTTCCTACTGCCGCTCGTCGGGATCAGTCGCTGGAAGCGGTGGGTGTCTCGCGCGTGGCACAAAACCGTCACCGCGCTCAAGTCCAgtggcgacgatgatcaaCCAGCGGAAAAGCTAGGCGAACTGGCTTTCCTCCCAGAACGCACATGTGCCATCTGCTACCGGGATCAAAACCCGGCGGCCCAAACCGAAAGTGATGTGATTGCGGCATCGGTGTCGGCGGGTGGCATCACCGGCTCGGCACAGACAGACATCACCAACCCGTACGAGACAATCCCATGCGGCTGCATCTACTGTTTCGTCTGCATCGTTCAGAAACTCGAAGGCGAAGAGGGCCAAGGCTGGATTTGTCTCCGATGCGGCGACCTGGTCAAGAAGTGCCAGCCCTGGAACGGCGATGTGCTAGAAGAAGCACGACCACATTCCGGCACGGGCAAGATTGTTGGTTTCGCGATCGACGGAGATGCTGAAAAGGAGGAGATCAGCGCCGACGGACCTCTGGATTCGAGTCAGTGGTCGACGGTCGACGAACAACCCATCGAGGGCGAGAGCACGGCTGAGGATGGTGAAATGACTGAAGTCGAAGCGAAACCCGAAGACGATCAGCCGGAATCGTCTTGA
- a CDS encoding uncharacterized protein (ID:PFLUO_001834-T1.cds;~source:funannotate), protein MAAAHSGPELHGETDLKRANSGPDDDRHDHIGSNGSTPTGIATPQPDPADKRLPSIMHNYFQVGSFSGDKASLPRLWSCLSKPDHPPPEVPSPGLPSSFGPMERDDGLPTPPHSLLQQDEAEGPDQSGGSLFTTLKNYLSSSATVDTPSRRQTSLPVSSISDDPVLASHFSNPSLPPEACALTEALLLDHEKPNVSISSENLAKLTDGACLKNTPPLTPRAMSNEAQSTERTSVTSNTSVTSAPQPTEESNPDDMDSSTDEITLKLDEAFPAQTASSPQNGPPVGPLKGKLFVKISEGRGLRPSFDPYVVCVFEWNEYISKGARDDEQEKKRRQIESDAEAGRPMAIPMKSRQSSHNSALDGPDHHKGKMPVTDPHWSHEAVFDVMGDQSEIDVTVYDRNNQEAFLGHVRLCINLKEDHSRLEGWFPLVARGAGDTLVSGEIHLELQFEKTDKKQVGPNDFQIFKLIGKGTFGQVYQVKKKDTQRIYAMKVLSKKVIIQKKEVAHTLGERNILVRTAMASSPFIVGLKFSFQTPTDLYLVTDYMSGGELFWHLQREGRFQEARAKFYIAELILALQHLHDYDIVYRDLKPENILLDANGHIALCDFGLSKANLTQNDTTNTFCGTTEYLAPEVLLDEQGYTKMVDFWSLGVLVFEMCCGWSPFYAEDTQQMYKNIAFGKVRFPRDALSTEGRNFVKGLLNRNPKHRLGANGDAKELMAHPFFHDIDWEVLCRKQVIPPFKPKLQSDTDTSNFDPEFTNAMENSSSLNDRAAALANGLMPGSTPLSPGMQANFKGFTFVNESSIDHHLKHEPADRMEEDTLQDDAAWQRSHRPTTSIDQRMGGVQKTQDGTDAGIFNVDDNFDM, encoded by the exons ATGGCCGCGGCGCACAGTGGTCCCGAGTTGCACGGCGAGACAGATTTGAAGCGGGCAAA CTCCGGGCCGGACGACGACCGCCACGACCACATCGGGTCAAATGGTTCCACGCCTACGGGGATCGCAACGCCCCAGCCCGATCCCGCAGACAAACGTCTGCCCTCCATCATGCACAACTACTTCCAGGTTGGTTCTTTCTCTGGTGATAAAGCAAGCCTGCCCCGATTATGGTCCTGCCTTTCCAAACCCGACCACCCTCCGCCCGAGGTGCCTAGCCCTGGCCTGCCGTCATCCTTCGGCCCGATGGAGCGGGATGATGGGCTGCCCACTCCGCCTCACTCCCTCCTGCAGCAGGATGAGGCGGAGGGGCCAGACCAGAGCGGGGGGTCTCTCTTCACTACCCTCAAAAACTATCTCTCTTCGTCTGCAACCGTTGATACCCCTTCCCGCCGTCAAACCTCTCTCCCAGTGTCCAGCATCTCGGACGACCCCGTTCTTGCCTCACATTTCTCCAACCCATCTTTACCCCCAGAAGCTTGTGCCTTGACTGAAGCTCTCCTACTCGACCACGAAAAGCCGAATGTTTCTATATCTTCCGAGAATCTTGCCAAGCTAACAGATGGGGCGTGTCTGAAGAACACCCCGCCGTTGACCCCCCGCGCCATGTCCAACGAGGCTCAATCGACCGAGCGCACCTCCGTCacctccaacacctccgTCACCTCGGCGCCACAACCGACCGAGGAGTCCAACCCGGACGACATGGACAGCTCGACCGACGAGATCACCTTGAAACTCGACGAGGCATTCCCCGCCCAGACCGCGTCCTCTCCGCAGAACGGCCCTCCCGTGGGCCCGCTCAAGGGTAAATTGTTCGTCAAAATTTCCGAGGGCCGTGGGTTACGACCGTCGTTCGATCCCTATGTCGTGTGCGTGTTTGAGTGGAACGAGTATATTTCCAAGGGGGCCCGCGATGACgagcaagagaaaaagcGGCGGCAGATTGAATCGGACGCCGAGGCCGGTCGACCAATGGCGATCCCTATGAAAAGCCGCCAGAGCAGCCACAACAGTGCCCTCGATGGTCCTGACCATCACAAGGGGAAGATGCCCGTGACCGATCCTCATTGGAGTCATGAGGCTGTCTT TGATGTGATGGGTGATCAATCCGAAATCGATGTCACAGTCTACGATCGCAACAACCAAGAAGCTTTCTTGGGCCATGTCCGGCTCTGCATTAATCTCAAGGAAGACCACAGTCGACTTGAAGGATGGTTTCCTCTGGTCGCGCGAGGAGCCGGTGACACCCTGGTGTCGGGAGAGATCCACCTCGAACTGCAATTCGAGAAGACAGACAAGAAACAGGTGGGCCCGAACGACTTCCAAATCTTCAAGCTTATCGGCAAAGGGACATTTGGGCAGGTCTACcaggtcaagaagaaggacacACAGCGTATCTACGCGATGAAGGTTCTTTCCAAGAAAGTGATTATCCAGAAAAAAGAGGTCGCACATACCTTAGGAGAGCGGAATATTCTGGTGCGCACTGCGATggcttcctctccttttaTCGTCGGACTCAAGTTCTCTTTCCAAACCCCGACGGATCTCTACCTCGTCACAGACTATATGTCGGGCGGCGAGTTGTTCTGGCACTTGCAACGTGAAGGCCGATTCCAGGAAGCCCGGGCCAAGTTCTATATTGCCGAGTTGATCTTGGCactgcagcatctgcacgATTACGATATTGTATATCGTGATCTCAAGCCCGAGAATATCTTGTTGGACGCCAATGGCCACATCGCGCTGTGCGACTTTGGTctctccaaggccaaccTGACGCAGAACGACACGACCAACACCTTCTGCGGTACCACTGAGTACCTCGCACCGGAAGTTTTGCTGGATGAACAAGGGTACACGAAGATGGTTGACTTCTGGTCGCTTGGTGTGCTGGTCTTTGAGATGTGCTGTGGATGGAGTCCCTTCTATGCCGAGGATACCCAGCAGATGTACAAGAACATCGCTTTCGGCAAGGTGCGATTCCCTCGCGATGCTCTCAGCACTGAGGGTCGGAACTTTGTTAAAGGATTGTTGAACCGGAATCCCAAACACCGGCTCGGTGCCAATGGCGATGCCAAGGAGCTCATGGCGCATCCATTCTTCCACGATATCGACTGGGAGGTCTTGTGCCGCAAGCAAGTGATCCCTCCGTTCAAGCCGAAACTGCAGTCCGACACCGACACCTCTAATTTCGACCCGGAATTTACGAATGCCATGGAAAACAGCAGCTCGCTGAACGACCGTGCCGCCGCGTTGGCGAACGGCCTGATGCCCGGCTCGACGCCGCTGTCTCCCGGCATGCAAGCCAATTTCAAGGGATTCACTTTCGTGAACGAAAGTTCGATCGACCACCACCTCAAGCACGAGCCCGCTGACCGAATGGAGGAGGACACCCTGCAAGACGACGCGGCGTGGCAACGGTCCCACCGACCAACCACCTCGATCGACCAGCGCATGGGCGGCGTCCAGAAGACGCAAGACGGCACCGACGCGGGTATCTTCAACGTTGACGATAATTTTGACATGTGA